One Neosynechococcus sphagnicola sy1 genomic window, CAGCTTCTGAAGCATCCGAAACATTGTCGTTATGCTGACTCGAACCCCAACTGCTTCGTCTAACAGATCACACAGTTCGCTCAAGGTGGCATCATTATTTGTCTCAACTAAGCCACTCAACACAGCCAGATGCTCAGCACTGAGTTTGCTGGGGGTTTGTTCTGTTCGCTGCTTCGGACGGATAGTCCCGGTCTCTCGATATTGCTTCGTTAGTTTGCGTACAAAGCTGTATGCTACATGAAACTGTTCGGCTAGCTTGCGTTGAGAGGTCTTCCCGTCTATGTATCTCTCAACTATTTTTCTCCGCAAGTCTTCAGA contains:
- a CDS encoding helix-turn-helix domain-containing protein, which encodes MRPYSEDLRRKIVERYIDGKTSQRKLAEQFHVAYSFVRKLTKQYRETGTIRPKQRTEQTPSKLSAEHLAVLSGLVETNNDATLSELCDLLDEAVGVRVSITTMFRMLQKL